The proteins below are encoded in one region of Nakamurella flava:
- a CDS encoding alpha/beta hydrolase → MSGPSSEPFSAPGHGEHADVGVLLCHGFPGTPGSLRAWADHLAAAGYQVRLPLLPGHGTRWQDANRTGFDDWLATVTAELQDLTTRCRAVVVVGLSMGGTLTLRLAELYPTAMAGIVLVNPSVMTLRKDAALLPLLRWVLPAYPGIVGSIAKPGVTEPGYRVIPVRAMYSLSRAWPVVRADLPRVVAPTLLLHSRVDPIVEPENAEVVRDGVGSADVTTVVLENSLHVATMDFDADLIFATADEFIARVTAVRS, encoded by the coding sequence ATGTCAGGTCCGTCGTCGGAGCCGTTCTCGGCTCCCGGCCACGGCGAGCACGCCGACGTCGGCGTCCTGCTCTGTCACGGGTTCCCCGGCACCCCCGGTTCGCTGCGCGCCTGGGCCGACCACCTGGCCGCCGCCGGCTACCAGGTCCGCCTGCCGTTGCTGCCCGGACACGGCACCCGCTGGCAGGACGCCAACCGCACCGGGTTCGACGACTGGCTGGCCACGGTCACCGCCGAGCTGCAGGACCTGACCACCCGCTGCCGGGCCGTCGTCGTCGTCGGCCTGTCCATGGGCGGCACGCTCACCCTCCGGCTGGCCGAGCTGTACCCGACGGCGATGGCCGGCATCGTGCTGGTCAACCCGTCGGTGATGACGCTGCGCAAGGACGCCGCCCTGCTCCCCCTGCTGCGCTGGGTGCTGCCGGCCTACCCGGGCATCGTCGGCAGCATCGCCAAACCGGGGGTCACCGAGCCCGGGTACCGGGTCATCCCCGTGCGGGCCATGTACTCGCTGTCCCGGGCCTGGCCGGTCGTCCGGGCCGACCTGCCGCGGGTCGTCGCGCCGACCCTGCTGCTGCACTCCCGGGTCGATCCGATCGTCGAACCCGAGAACGCCGAGGTGGTCCGGGACGGCGTCGGGTCCGCCGACGTCACGACCGTGGTCCTGGAGAACAGCCTGCACGTGGCCACCATGGACTTCGACGCCGACCTGATCTTCGCCACGGCCGACGAATTCATCGCCCGGGTCACGGCGGTGCGATCGTGA
- a CDS encoding SRPBCC family protein has translation MGTPSTQSLTMDAAPDAIMDVIADFEAYPEWVGSIKRVEITDPGEGGRARRVKFSVDAGMLKDTYELAYQWAADGRTVAWDLVSGQMQKAQHGSYVLTPVPDGTEVAYSLEVDLLVPMIGMLRRKAERVIMDTALKELRKRVEKG, from the coding sequence ATGGGCACACCCTCGACGCAGTCGTTGACGATGGACGCCGCCCCCGACGCGATCATGGACGTGATCGCCGACTTCGAGGCGTACCCGGAGTGGGTGGGGTCGATCAAGCGGGTCGAGATCACCGACCCCGGGGAGGGCGGCCGCGCCAGGCGCGTGAAGTTCAGCGTCGACGCCGGGATGCTCAAGGACACCTACGAACTGGCGTACCAGTGGGCGGCGGACGGCCGCACCGTGGCCTGGGACCTCGTGTCCGGTCAGATGCAGAAGGCGCAGCACGGCTCCTACGTGCTCACGCCCGTGCCGGACGGGACCGAGGTCGCCTACTCGCTCGAGGTCGACCTGCTCGTCCCGATGATCGGCATGCTCCGCCGCAAGGCCGAGCGGGTCATCATGGACACCGCGCTCAAGGAGCTGCGGAAGCGGGTCGAGAAGGGGTGA
- a CDS encoding glycosyltransferase family 4 protein gives MRRTLLITNDFPPRTGGIQSYVITLAHRLPADSLVVYAPSFPGDAEFDARQPFPVIRHPGGLLLPGVDVRKRAAELVREHRVQALWFGAAAPLALLAPRLRSEGIVRTVASTHGHEVGWAMVPGARQALRAIGRGNDVVTYVSEFARRRISAALGPQAALEYLPPGVVTDRFRPDPDAARAVRTRYGLGERPVVVCVSRLVPRKGQDVLLRALPAVADQVPDVRLLVVGDGPDAGRLARLARHHAVSDRVVFAGMVPAAELAAHYAAGDAFAMPCRTRGAGLDVEGLGIVFLEASATGLPVLAGDSGGAPETVRPGRTGVVVDGRRPTEVARELAGLLNDPERRQRWGRAGRAWVCDAWNWDRSGRRLADLLSG, from the coding sequence GTGCGGCGAACTCTGCTGATCACCAACGACTTCCCGCCGCGAACCGGCGGGATCCAGTCGTACGTCATCACTCTCGCGCACCGGCTGCCCGCCGACTCTCTCGTCGTGTACGCCCCCAGCTTTCCCGGCGACGCGGAATTCGATGCCCGGCAACCGTTCCCGGTGATCCGCCACCCCGGTGGGCTGCTGCTGCCCGGCGTGGACGTGCGGAAGCGGGCCGCCGAACTCGTGCGCGAGCACCGGGTGCAGGCGCTGTGGTTCGGGGCGGCCGCGCCCCTGGCGCTGCTGGCCCCGCGGCTGCGGTCCGAGGGCATCGTGCGGACGGTCGCCAGCACCCACGGCCACGAGGTCGGGTGGGCCATGGTCCCGGGGGCGCGCCAGGCGCTGCGGGCGATCGGCCGCGGCAACGACGTCGTCACCTACGTCAGCGAGTTCGCCCGGCGCCGCATCAGCGCCGCGCTCGGACCCCAGGCGGCCCTGGAGTATCTACCCCCGGGAGTGGTGACCGACCGCTTCCGGCCCGACCCGGACGCTGCCCGGGCGGTCCGCACCCGCTACGGGCTGGGTGAGCGGCCCGTCGTCGTCTGCGTCTCGCGGCTGGTTCCCCGCAAGGGGCAGGACGTGCTGCTGCGGGCGTTGCCCGCCGTCGCCGACCAGGTCCCGGACGTGCGTCTGCTGGTGGTGGGGGACGGCCCGGACGCGGGGCGGCTGGCCCGCCTGGCTCGGCATCATGCGGTGAGCGATCGGGTGGTGTTCGCCGGCATGGTCCCGGCCGCAGAGCTCGCGGCCCATTACGCGGCCGGTGATGCCTTCGCGATGCCGTGCCGGACGCGGGGCGCGGGACTGGATGTCGAGGGCCTCGGCATCGTCTTCCTCGAGGCCTCGGCCACCGGCCTGCCGGTGCTGGCCGGCGACTCGGGGGGTGCCCCGGAGACGGTGCGACCCGGACGGACGGGAGTGGTCGTCGACGGACGCCGGCCGACGGAGGTGGCCCGCGAATTGGCGGGCCTGCTGAACGACCCGGAACGTCGGCAGCGCTGGGGCCGAGCCGGCCGCGCCTGGGTCTGCGACGCGTGGAACTGGGACCGTTCCGGCCGACGACTGGCCGATCTGCTGTCGGGTTAG
- a CDS encoding NlpC/P60 family protein, giving the protein MAFPARNTTDVLPTCPRSTRRRLARYRSALLIAGTVSSLGLGAFAAGPALADPTTAADAQQAYLDSEQRAGQLNEQVLSAQENEQAAAAAAAAAGTAVDAARQAATDAQSKATEADAAAGAYKEKVDSFANASFRGARFDGLAVLLTADSADDYLDQVSSLDQVADDTRQTLDAAQAARAQAAQAQADASAAQTAAEQAKSDADAKAAAATQATQDVTARKAELDAEAQKYRELYNSLSEQERAAAEAAAQAANEAANRAAAEAAAAAAPAPTTSEAAAPAQAPAAANRSRTLVSDDSADTPSRSSSSSAAPTSSAPAAVPAGSSKGAAAVAAALSKVGSPYVYGAAGPNSFDCSGLTSWAWAQAGVTIPRTSSAQAGLPSVPLDQLQPGDLVTYYSPVSHVAMYIGNGQVVHASTETKPVYVTSVNGAGPNATGHRVTG; this is encoded by the coding sequence GTGGCGTTCCCTGCCCGCAACACGACTGACGTGTTGCCGACCTGCCCGCGATCGACCCGTCGTCGGCTCGCTCGTTACCGTTCCGCGCTGCTGATCGCCGGCACGGTGAGCTCCCTGGGCCTGGGCGCGTTCGCCGCCGGCCCCGCCCTGGCGGACCCGACCACCGCAGCCGACGCCCAGCAGGCCTACCTGGACAGCGAGCAGCGCGCGGGTCAGCTCAACGAGCAGGTGCTCTCCGCTCAGGAGAACGAGCAGGCCGCCGCCGCAGCCGCCGCCGCCGCCGGTACCGCGGTCGACGCGGCCCGCCAGGCCGCCACCGACGCGCAGTCCAAGGCCACCGAGGCGGACGCCGCCGCCGGTGCCTACAAGGAGAAGGTCGACTCCTTCGCTAACGCCAGCTTCCGCGGCGCCCGGTTCGACGGGCTGGCCGTGCTGCTGACCGCCGACTCGGCCGACGACTACCTCGACCAGGTCAGCTCCCTCGACCAGGTCGCCGACGACACCCGGCAGACGCTGGATGCCGCGCAGGCCGCCCGCGCCCAGGCCGCTCAGGCCCAGGCCGACGCCTCGGCCGCGCAGACCGCCGCCGAGCAGGCCAAGTCCGACGCCGACGCGAAGGCGGCCGCCGCCACCCAGGCCACCCAGGACGTCACCGCCCGCAAGGCCGAGCTCGACGCCGAGGCCCAGAAGTACCGCGAGCTGTACAACAGCCTGTCCGAGCAGGAGCGGGCGGCCGCCGAGGCCGCCGCGCAGGCGGCCAATGAGGCCGCCAACCGCGCCGCCGCCGAGGCTGCGGCCGCCGCTGCTCCCGCCCCGACCACCAGCGAGGCGGCGGCTCCGGCCCAGGCGCCTGCCGCCGCCAACCGGTCCCGCACGTTGGTGTCGGACGATTCCGCCGACACCCCGTCGCGTTCCTCCAGCTCGAGCGCCGCGCCGACCTCGTCGGCCCCCGCCGCGGTGCCGGCAGGCAGCTCCAAGGGTGCCGCGGCCGTCGCCGCCGCCCTGTCGAAGGTCGGATCGCCCTACGTCTACGGCGCCGCCGGCCCGAACTCGTTCGACTGCTCGGGCCTGACCTCCTGGGCCTGGGCGCAGGCGGGCGTCACGATCCCGCGCACGTCGTCGGCCCAGGCCGGTCTGCCCAGCGTCCCGCTGGACCAGCTGCAGCCGGGTGACCTCGTCACCTACTACTCGCCGGTCAGCCACGTCGCCATGTACATCGGCAACGGCCAGGTCGTGCACGCCTCGACCGAGACCAAGCCGGTCTATGTCACCTCGGTGAACGGCGCCGGCCCGAACGCCACCGGCCACCGCGTCACCGGCTGA
- a CDS encoding C40 family peptidase, translated as MKGRSLSFRRTGLPAARVQVVAAAVAAAALALVAVAPVAAAEDAAPAQPAPAAQEAGPALPTSADAAKQAWLDAARRSETFNEQVLAADAAVTAAQAEAATKATAVQSAAAATAAADQQVSAADAVVARYQAEVSAFANASYRGARLDELSALLTAGSPEDYLDKASSLAVIAADQRETLDQALVARQAATTARAQAQAAQDEAQRAQDAADAATAAAAAARADLDTQQAALHAEITSYQLAYAQLSSSDVNAAAAAAEAAATAANASSDSATRQSQQAAQRSRAGIVGDDLADATAPADTGADFSVWAAQHAPSTQAGIAVTAALSRQGLPYVWGAVGPDTFDCSGLMLWAWQQAGVTIPRNSAAQADGLRQIPLEQLQPGDLVTFYSPVSHVGMYVGDGKVLHASMPGVPIKVVPLAAAGPNPTGHAVNR; from the coding sequence ATGAAAGGCCGTTCGTTGTCGTTCCGCCGCACCGGGCTTCCGGCTGCCCGCGTTCAGGTCGTCGCCGCCGCGGTCGCCGCCGCCGCGCTGGCGTTGGTCGCCGTCGCTCCCGTCGCCGCCGCTGAGGACGCCGCTCCGGCCCAGCCCGCGCCGGCCGCCCAGGAGGCGGGGCCGGCTCTGCCGACCAGCGCGGACGCCGCCAAGCAGGCGTGGCTGGACGCGGCCCGCCGGTCCGAGACGTTCAACGAGCAGGTGCTGGCCGCGGATGCCGCCGTCACCGCCGCGCAGGCCGAGGCCGCGACGAAGGCCACCGCCGTGCAGTCCGCGGCGGCCGCCACCGCCGCCGCCGACCAGCAGGTCTCCGCGGCCGACGCGGTCGTGGCCCGGTACCAGGCCGAGGTCAGTGCCTTCGCCAACGCGAGCTACCGCGGCGCCCGACTGGACGAGCTCTCCGCGCTGCTGACCGCCGGTTCGCCGGAGGACTACCTGGACAAGGCGTCGTCGCTGGCCGTCATCGCCGCCGACCAGCGCGAGACGCTCGATCAGGCCCTGGTGGCCCGACAGGCCGCCACCACCGCCCGGGCCCAGGCCCAGGCCGCCCAGGACGAGGCGCAGCGCGCCCAGGACGCCGCCGACGCCGCGACCGCCGCCGCCGCCGCTGCCCGGGCCGATCTGGACACCCAGCAGGCCGCCCTGCATGCCGAGATCACCAGCTATCAGCTGGCCTACGCGCAGCTGTCCAGTTCCGACGTTAACGCGGCCGCCGCCGCGGCCGAGGCCGCCGCCACCGCGGCCAACGCCTCGTCCGATTCCGCCACCCGCCAGTCGCAGCAGGCCGCCCAGCGGTCCCGGGCCGGCATCGTCGGCGACGACCTGGCCGACGCGACCGCCCCGGCCGACACCGGGGCCGACTTCTCCGTCTGGGCCGCGCAGCACGCCCCGAGCACCCAGGCCGGCATCGCCGTCACGGCCGCTCTCAGCCGGCAGGGTCTGCCCTACGTGTGGGGAGCCGTCGGGCCCGACACGTTCGACTGTTCCGGCCTCATGCTGTGGGCGTGGCAGCAGGCCGGGGTGACCATCCCGCGAAACAGCGCCGCGCAGGCCGACGGGTTGCGGCAGATCCCCCTGGAGCAACTGCAGCCCGGTGACCTCGTCACCTTCTACTCACCGGTCAGCCACGTCGGCATGTACGTCGGCGACGGCAAGGTCCTGCACGCGTCCATGCCGGGGGTGCCGATCAAGGTCGTCCCGCTCGCCGCGGCCGGCCCGAATCCGACCGGACACGCCGTCAACCGCTGA
- a CDS encoding glycoside hydrolase family 15 protein: MSIRDADGYLPLREYGAIGDGRTVALVGPDGRIDWWPVPDLDCPPAFAAMVDERNGGRLELAPDAPFTTEQRYLPGTNVLETVFRTAEGSVRVTDSLNSGVAGRLPWTELARRIDGLSGTVRLRWRVAPGLQLDGSGPWVADSPSGPILRSGQATLGVRGIEHGAVAGDREITGVVVTRAGHRQLVAVVATAGEPLNLPPATDIDRRVDLSIDSWTRWTDSCDYDGRQAEVVLRSALALKLLIYSPTGAIAAAATTSLPESLAGGKNWDYRYAWVRDAAHTIRALGVVGVKEEVHAAVSWLLNTLRAHGPHVFTRLSGEVKDGHRETRSPGWRGIGPVIVGNRAAQQLQLGMFGDVFDVLRVYVDEGHVLDPATGSMLADLADLCCDQWRSRDAGIWELQEERHYTSSKIQCWQALGCAIHLADLGQIPDRRQRWRLEQQDIAEFIHTRCWNPDLGAYTWYQGTDGLDASVLLAKDFDDGPRMSSTIDVIRERLGTGPLLHRYTGADAEEGAFVACSFWMVSALARVGRVSEAAALFDEIVELASPLGLLSEMIATDDGQFLGNLPQGLTHLALILAADALDRAARDAGGAGPTG, from the coding sequence CTGCGGGAGTACGGGGCGATTGGGGACGGCCGCACCGTGGCCCTGGTCGGACCGGACGGCCGGATCGACTGGTGGCCGGTACCGGACCTCGACTGCCCGCCGGCGTTCGCCGCGATGGTCGACGAGCGCAACGGCGGGCGCCTGGAGCTGGCGCCGGATGCCCCGTTCACCACCGAACAGCGGTACCTGCCCGGGACCAACGTCCTGGAGACCGTTTTCCGCACCGCCGAGGGATCCGTCCGGGTCACGGATTCACTGAACTCGGGGGTGGCCGGTCGGCTGCCCTGGACCGAACTGGCCCGCCGGATCGACGGCCTGTCGGGGACGGTTCGCCTGCGGTGGCGGGTCGCGCCCGGGCTGCAGCTCGACGGCAGCGGGCCGTGGGTGGCCGACTCGCCGTCCGGTCCGATCCTGCGGAGCGGGCAGGCGACGCTGGGCGTCCGCGGCATCGAGCACGGCGCGGTCGCCGGCGACCGCGAGATCACCGGAGTGGTCGTCACCCGGGCCGGTCATCGCCAGCTGGTCGCCGTGGTCGCCACCGCCGGGGAACCGTTGAACCTGCCGCCGGCGACCGACATCGACCGGCGGGTCGACCTGTCGATCGACTCGTGGACGCGCTGGACCGACAGCTGCGACTACGACGGCCGGCAGGCCGAGGTGGTGCTGCGCAGTGCGCTGGCGCTCAAGCTGCTGATCTACAGCCCCACCGGTGCCATCGCCGCGGCCGCGACCACGTCGCTGCCGGAAAGCCTCGCCGGGGGCAAGAACTGGGACTACCGGTACGCGTGGGTGCGCGACGCGGCGCACACCATCCGCGCATTGGGGGTGGTCGGCGTGAAGGAAGAGGTGCACGCCGCGGTGTCCTGGTTGCTGAACACCCTCCGGGCGCACGGGCCCCACGTCTTCACGCGGCTGTCCGGCGAGGTGAAGGACGGCCACCGGGAGACCCGGTCGCCGGGCTGGCGGGGGATCGGGCCGGTGATCGTGGGCAACCGCGCGGCCCAGCAGCTGCAGTTGGGGATGTTCGGTGACGTGTTCGACGTGCTGCGGGTGTACGTCGACGAGGGCCACGTGCTCGACCCGGCGACCGGTTCGATGCTGGCCGATCTGGCCGACCTCTGCTGCGACCAGTGGCGCAGCCGGGACGCCGGGATCTGGGAGCTGCAGGAGGAGCGGCACTACACCTCGTCGAAGATCCAGTGCTGGCAGGCCCTGGGCTGCGCGATCCACCTGGCCGACCTGGGGCAGATCCCGGACCGCCGGCAGCGGTGGCGACTCGAACAGCAGGACATCGCCGAGTTCATCCACACCCGTTGCTGGAACCCCGATCTCGGGGCCTACACCTGGTACCAGGGCACGGACGGGCTCGACGCCTCGGTACTGCTGGCCAAGGATTTCGACGACGGCCCGCGCATGTCGTCGACCATCGACGTGATCCGCGAGCGGCTCGGCACGGGGCCGCTGCTGCACCGCTACACCGGTGCCGACGCCGAGGAGGGGGCGTTCGTCGCCTGCTCGTTCTGGATGGTGTCGGCGCTGGCGCGGGTGGGTCGGGTGTCGGAGGCCGCGGCGTTGTTCGACGAGATCGTCGAACTCGCCAGTCCGCTCGGCCTGCTCTCCGAGATGATCGCCACCGACGACGGGCAGTTCCTCGGCAACCTGCCCCAGGGGCTGACCCACCTCGCCCTGATCCTGGCGGCCGATGCGCTGGACCGGGCCGCCCGCGACGCCGGGGGCGCAGGACCGACGGGCTGA
- a CDS encoding ROK family protein, translating into MATIGIDIGGTSVRAAIVSSDGEVLTSLRDRTPRTERETEDLLVTLIGKLSATMPISAAGLAVAGFISADRQRVMFAPHLAWRDADVPRRISERVGLPVVMEHDVNAAAWAEYRLGAAAGSPIALLIALGTGIGAGLIIDGRLYRGAFGVAPELGHLTVVPGGRPCPCGKKGCWERYCSGTALADTAREFMATGEAPVLWRLCEGDPAALTGTMVAIAATEQDPAALAAMDDLGRWLATGLSLVTDVLDPEAIVIGGGVSSAAGMFLPLAVSQFGTLITGAGHRPLPRIELARFGDRAAVIGAALQAAAVTG; encoded by the coding sequence ATGGCCACGATCGGCATCGACATCGGCGGGACCTCGGTCCGCGCCGCGATCGTCTCGTCGGACGGTGAGGTCCTGACCTCCCTGCGCGACCGCACGCCGCGGACCGAGCGGGAGACCGAGGACCTCCTGGTGACACTCATCGGCAAGTTGTCGGCGACCATGCCGATCAGCGCGGCCGGGCTGGCCGTGGCCGGGTTCATCTCGGCCGATCGGCAGCGGGTCATGTTCGCCCCGCACCTGGCCTGGCGGGACGCCGACGTACCCCGCCGGATCAGCGAGCGGGTCGGCCTGCCCGTCGTCATGGAGCACGACGTCAACGCCGCGGCCTGGGCCGAGTACCGGCTGGGCGCCGCCGCGGGATCGCCGATCGCGCTGCTCATCGCGCTCGGCACCGGCATCGGCGCGGGGCTGATCATCGACGGGCGCCTCTACCGTGGTGCTTTCGGGGTCGCCCCGGAACTCGGCCATCTGACGGTGGTGCCGGGGGGCCGGCCGTGCCCGTGCGGCAAGAAGGGCTGCTGGGAGCGGTACTGCTCGGGCACCGCGTTGGCCGACACCGCCCGCGAGTTCATGGCCACGGGTGAGGCGCCGGTGCTGTGGCGCCTGTGCGAGGGCGACCCGGCGGCGCTCACCGGCACCATGGTCGCGATCGCCGCCACCGAGCAGGACCCGGCCGCGTTGGCCGCGATGGACGACCTGGGCCGGTGGCTGGCCACCGGGTTGTCCCTGGTGACCGACGTGCTCGACCCCGAGGCCATCGTCATCGGCGGCGGCGTGTCGAGCGCGGCGGGGATGTTCCTGCCGCTGGCGGTCTCCCAGTTCGGGACACTCATCACCGGGGCCGGGCACCGCCCGCTGCCGCGGATCGAGCTGGCCCGCTTCGGCGATCGGGCGGCCGTCATCGGCGCCGCCCTGCAGGCGGCCGCGGTCACCGGCTAG
- a CDS encoding metallophosphoesterase family protein, which translates to MRLSFVSDVHGNIDGLAEVARSAEQLVVLGDLVDYVDYHEPSRGILGRIFGAERVLPFVELRSAGRFPELRQYNNDLWLSLDDPIGVLSETVSELYRSVLAAIGPDVLLTLGNVDVAEAWNAVAGDELPYLDSEVVEIAGHRLGFVAGGAGRDVPGGGDAAGVRERATIADGSPRVWRPLVRPAAEYRAAVAAVGAVDILCSHLPPDLIPLRYDTVPARLESSGPGLLEAIDEHQPTLSVFGHVHQPLARRQRRGRTECVNVGHFQRFPRAFEVDLTRLPRR; encoded by the coding sequence GTGCGGCTCTCCTTCGTCTCGGACGTCCACGGCAACATCGACGGACTGGCCGAGGTGGCCCGCTCCGCCGAGCAGCTCGTCGTGCTCGGGGATCTCGTCGATTACGTCGACTACCACGAACCGTCGCGGGGCATCCTCGGTCGCATCTTCGGCGCGGAGCGGGTGCTGCCGTTCGTGGAACTGCGGTCGGCGGGCCGCTTCCCGGAGCTGCGGCAGTACAACAACGACCTGTGGCTGAGCCTGGACGACCCCATCGGGGTGCTGTCCGAGACCGTCTCGGAGCTCTACCGCTCGGTGCTGGCGGCCATCGGACCGGACGTACTGCTGACCCTGGGCAACGTCGACGTGGCCGAGGCGTGGAACGCGGTGGCCGGCGACGAGCTGCCGTACCTGGATTCCGAGGTCGTCGAGATCGCCGGCCACCGGCTGGGTTTCGTCGCCGGCGGTGCCGGTCGGGACGTCCCTGGTGGCGGCGATGCCGCCGGGGTGCGGGAACGCGCGACGATCGCCGACGGGTCCCCGCGGGTCTGGCGGCCGCTGGTGCGGCCGGCCGCCGAGTACCGGGCCGCGGTGGCGGCGGTGGGTGCGGTCGACATCCTCTGCTCGCATCTGCCGCCCGATCTCATACCGCTGCGCTACGACACCGTGCCCGCCCGGCTCGAGTCCAGTGGGCCGGGGCTGCTCGAAGCGATCGACGAGCACCAGCCGACCCTGTCGGTCTTCGGGCACGTCCACCAGCCCCTGGCCCGCCGGCAGCGACGCGGCCGCACGGAATGCGTCAACGTCGGGCATTTCCAGCGCTTCCCCCGCGCCTTCGAGGTGGACCTCACCCGGCTGCCGCGGCGTTGA
- a CDS encoding winged helix-turn-helix domain-containing protein, whose amino-acid sequence MTGATPPAGDRSQVHASVGPLVEEAALLLGAVEDKLQAWQSEQARTQDRLADGDAGRRPVPGSGTARACPECGAVPGAPCTGCPVCRLLAAVRGEHPEVTARVVDGALTVIRALRTLLPADGSAPSPAAEGGARSGGPDERPGPASADTTGSRENRVPGDRPARPTGLQRIDIS is encoded by the coding sequence GTGACCGGAGCGACCCCGCCGGCCGGTGACCGGTCACAGGTGCACGCCTCCGTGGGACCGCTGGTCGAGGAGGCCGCTCTGCTGCTGGGCGCGGTGGAGGACAAGCTGCAGGCCTGGCAGTCGGAGCAGGCCCGCACCCAGGACCGGCTGGCCGACGGGGATGCCGGGCGCCGACCGGTGCCCGGCAGCGGCACCGCCCGGGCCTGCCCCGAATGCGGCGCCGTCCCCGGGGCCCCCTGTACCGGATGCCCGGTGTGCCGGCTGCTGGCCGCGGTGCGGGGCGAGCACCCCGAGGTGACCGCCCGGGTGGTCGACGGGGCGCTGACGGTGATCCGGGCCCTCCGCACGCTGCTGCCCGCCGACGGGTCCGCCCCCTCGCCGGCCGCGGAGGGCGGGGCGCGCTCCGGCGGGCCCGACGAGCGGCCCGGACCGGCGTCCGCCGACACCACCGGATCCCGGGAGAACCGGGTCCCCGGCGATCGCCCCGCCCGTCCGACCGGATTGCAACGCATCGACATCTCGTGA
- a CDS encoding ArsA family ATPase produces MSGLRVVLHTGKGGVGKTTVSCATAVACARRGLRTLLLSTDPAHSVADVLDVPVSGDPEPVPGQPDLWAAQVDTRHRFEESWAQIRAYLVGVLAARGMAEVQAEELTVLPGAEEVVALLELRRLAASGRFDVIVVDCAPTGETLRLLALPETIGFYAGRLLGAPQRMLRSLAATFTGVPGSAPSAAVRDAVGELLTELMAARALLADPQVTGIRLVLTPERVVIAEARRLFTALSLHGFTVEGATINRVLPPKAGGEFLRGQRAAQREALVHVRESFAGLTVRRVPMVAREPVGVAALAELADEIFAADDPLARTTEPTHIQVEGADGRYQLALPLPLVDKGDLALSRSGDDLVVTVGDVRRRMALPSVLRRCTVGGARFDGGRLLVEFVADPDLWPATLRARVLSETDGGSPSGLVSQTRSDDDRPADRLVGA; encoded by the coding sequence GTGAGCGGCCTGCGGGTCGTCCTGCACACCGGCAAGGGTGGAGTGGGCAAGACGACCGTGTCCTGCGCCACCGCGGTGGCCTGTGCCCGTCGGGGCCTGCGCACCCTGCTGCTGTCGACCGATCCCGCGCACTCGGTGGCCGACGTCCTCGACGTGCCCGTCAGTGGCGACCCGGAGCCGGTGCCCGGTCAACCGGACCTGTGGGCCGCCCAGGTCGACACCCGCCACCGGTTCGAGGAGAGCTGGGCGCAGATCCGCGCGTACCTGGTCGGCGTGCTCGCCGCCCGGGGGATGGCCGAGGTGCAGGCCGAGGAACTGACGGTGCTGCCGGGGGCCGAGGAGGTCGTCGCCCTGCTCGAACTGCGGCGGCTGGCCGCGTCCGGCCGGTTCGACGTGATCGTGGTCGACTGCGCCCCGACCGGCGAGACCCTGCGGCTGCTGGCCCTGCCGGAGACCATCGGCTTCTATGCCGGGCGTCTGCTCGGTGCGCCGCAGCGGATGCTGCGCAGCCTGGCGGCCACGTTCACCGGGGTCCCGGGATCCGCGCCCAGCGCCGCCGTCCGGGACGCGGTGGGGGAACTGCTCACCGAGCTGATGGCCGCTCGCGCCCTGCTGGCCGACCCGCAGGTCACCGGCATCCGGCTGGTGCTCACCCCGGAACGGGTCGTCATCGCCGAGGCGCGGCGCCTGTTCACCGCGTTGTCGCTGCACGGCTTCACCGTCGAGGGCGCGACCATCAACCGGGTGCTCCCCCCGAAGGCCGGCGGCGAGTTCCTCCGGGGCCAGCGGGCCGCGCAGCGGGAGGCGCTGGTGCACGTCCGGGAGTCGTTCGCCGGTCTGACGGTGCGCCGGGTGCCGATGGTGGCCCGGGAGCCCGTCGGCGTGGCCGCGCTGGCCGAACTGGCCGACGAGATCTTCGCCGCCGACGACCCGCTGGCCCGCACGACCGAGCCCACCCACATCCAGGTCGAGGGCGCGGACGGCCGGTACCAGCTCGCCCTGCCCCTGCCGTTGGTCGACAAGGGCGATCTCGCGCTGTCCCGGTCCGGTGACGATCTGGTCGTCACCGTGGGGGACGTGCGGCGCCGGATGGCGCTCCCGTCGGTGCTGCGGCGTTGCACCGTGGGTGGGGCTCGCTTCGACGGCGGCCGACTGCTGGTCGAGTTCGTCGCCGACCCCGACCTGTGGCCGGCAACCCTGCGGGCGCGGGTCCTGTCGGAGACCGACGGCGGGTCGCCGTCGGGTCTGGTCAGCCAGACCCGGTCGGACGACGACCGCCCGGCGGACCGTCTGGTCGGCGCGTGA